One Ignavibacterium album JCM 16511 genomic region harbors:
- a CDS encoding PQQ-dependent sugar dehydrogenase: MSKYLIIPLLLFLTIRTDAQYNFQNAFPNLTFTSPVDLQNSGDGTNRLFVVEQAGRIKVFPNNSSVTTSKTFLDITDRVTSGGETGLLGLAFHPNYETNGYFYVNYTAPSPLRTVISRFQVTSNPDSADKNSELILLTFNQPYSNHNGGCVAFGPDGYLYIATGDGGSGGDPQNNAQNITNLLGKILRIDVNNPQLPLNYGIPPTNPFADSTNPSIRKEIYAYGLRNPWRMSFDPVTGWLWAADVGQNQWEEIDIISNGGNYGWRCYEGNHPYNTSGCNGTYIFPIWEYSHSDGISVTGGYVYRGQNVPELFGKYIYGDYGSRKVWSLLYDGVNPPTNTLITTAAGPITSFGVDENNELHLVSSNGRIYNFIPTVIPVELGTFNATVIEGKKVRLDWFTITETNNAGFSIERSKDGVNFREIYFVGGNGTTTNRNTYSFVDEDVDYGTYYYRLKQIDHDGSFNYLNVVTVDLGLPKSFELRQNFPNPFNPSTKISFTVPDGINNKLLLKVYDLLGNEISTLVNETKSPGVYEIEFDAKDLKSGVYIYQLSAGNYSQARKMIYIK; the protein is encoded by the coding sequence GTGAGCAAATACCTTATTATACCTTTACTACTGTTTTTAACAATTCGGACAGATGCACAATATAATTTTCAGAATGCATTTCCGAATTTAACATTTACAAGCCCCGTTGATTTACAGAATTCCGGAGATGGGACAAACAGATTATTCGTTGTTGAACAAGCCGGAAGAATAAAAGTATTTCCTAACAATTCTTCTGTAACAACATCGAAAACATTTCTGGATATTACAGACAGAGTAACATCAGGTGGTGAAACCGGATTGCTTGGTTTGGCTTTTCATCCAAATTATGAGACGAATGGTTACTTCTATGTTAATTACACAGCGCCAAGTCCATTAAGAACAGTTATTTCAAGATTTCAGGTTACTTCAAACCCCGATTCCGCAGATAAAAATTCTGAACTAATACTTTTAACATTTAATCAGCCTTACTCAAATCATAACGGCGGCTGTGTTGCATTCGGTCCTGATGGTTATTTATATATTGCTACAGGTGATGGAGGTTCCGGAGGCGATCCACAGAATAATGCTCAGAACATTACAAATCTTTTGGGAAAAATTTTAAGAATTGATGTCAATAATCCTCAACTTCCATTGAATTACGGAATTCCACCAACAAATCCATTCGCTGACAGTACCAATCCTTCAATAAGAAAAGAGATTTACGCATACGGATTGCGTAATCCATGGAGAATGAGTTTTGATCCTGTTACCGGATGGCTTTGGGCTGCGGATGTCGGACAAAATCAGTGGGAAGAAATAGATATCATTTCAAACGGTGGCAATTATGGTTGGAGATGTTACGAAGGTAATCATCCATACAACACAAGTGGATGTAATGGAACTTATATTTTCCCAATCTGGGAATACTCACATTCGGATGGAATTTCTGTAACAGGCGGTTATGTTTATCGCGGACAAAATGTACCCGAACTTTTTGGAAAATATATTTATGGCGATTACGGTTCACGAAAAGTTTGGTCTTTACTTTATGATGGAGTCAATCCGCCAACAAATACCTTAATTACTACTGCAGCAGGTCCAATTACTTCCTTTGGAGTTGATGAAAATAATGAATTACATTTAGTCTCTTCAAACGGAAGAATTTATAATTTCATACCAACTGTTATTCCTGTTGAATTAGGAACCTTTAATGCAACAGTAATTGAAGGCAAAAAAGTCAGATTGGATTGGTTTACTATTACCGAAACTAATAACGCTGGCTTTAGTATCGAGCGAAGTAAAGACGGTGTAAATTTCAGAGAAATATACTTTGTCGGTGGGAATGGAACGACAACAAACAGAAATACATATAGTTTTGTGGATGAAGATGTTGATTATGGAACTTATTATTATCGTCTCAAACAAATTGACCACGATGGTTCATTCAATTATTTGAATGTTGTAACAGTAGATTTGGGATTACCCAAAAGTTTTGAACTCAGACAAAATTTTCCAAATCCCTTTAATCCATCAACAAAAATAAGTTTTACTGTTCCTGATGGAATAAACAATAAACTATTACTAAAAGTGTATGATCTTTTAGGGAATGAAATTTCAACTCTTGTTAATGAAACTAAATCTCCCGGAGTATATGAAATTGAGTTTGATGCAAAGGATTTGAAAAGTGGTGTTTACATTTATCAATTGTCGGCAGGAAATTATTCTCAGGCAAGAAAAATGATTTACATTAAATAA
- a CDS encoding alpha-amylase family glycosyl hydrolase: MITYYFHVSAHSRKKYQFEDNLFSLQGDLIVADLKTARMLAEKINKVRREEKRFSDLVTAGQINALGLLHEIFHLLIRRYEENENPGVIQRSIDYLKESLSETELENTMLKFVEEFPPLPVYLNKISAKDYLNGKTDNKLNREIILEEIILLNIENINPATHQLNELYSDEKLVKETSYKSLIEHTEKFFEKEKPIGGEGLNLISFLRKPVVTNPFDIAQQLEFIKENWKNYIGDYFIKKILTGKDLISEDYKLFVKHGGGEKGTPPVPKYDYDSDYIKSLSEKVKAGKKLSPEEYEYYQLEIKKFTQDIDWMPKVVMIAKNTFVWLDQLSKKYQREIKHLDQIPDEELDQLAKWNFNALWLIGIWERSSASQKIKQMMGNPDAAASAYSLFDYVIAKELGGEQAFENLKHRCWQRGIRLSSDMVPNHTGIYSKWVIEKPDYFIQSSTPPFPAYKFSGPNLSEDERVEIRIEDQYYIKTDAAVVFERLDRFTGQKRYIYHGNDGTNMPWNDTAQLNLLLPEVRESLIQTIMHVARKTPIIRFDAAMTLTKKHYQRLWFPIPGTGGAIPSRADYAMTRSEFDEAMPNEFWREVVDRINSEMPDTLLLAEAFWLMEGYFVRSLGMHRVYNSAFMHMFMKEENSKYRELMKNTLSYDPEILKRYVNFMSNPDEETAINQFGKGDKYLGVATMLVTLPGLPMFAHGQVEGFSEKYGMEYKRAYYNELVDQHLVWQHEKEIFPLMKKRYLFSQVENFELYDFVSPSGEVNENVFAFTNQSGTEKVLVLYNNSYFEAFGLVDYSCQKSKHSDGITSKRKIADILGFNNSNSFFYIYKDFVKNEEFIVKGSDVWNFGLNFHLWGYERKVFLNFREVFDSDGRYNRVYNYLQGRGAHSIEDTIQELELLPFHESFVNLFITDFFNQLIEDEKEFKLPEPQLNNFIELFNAKIENKKSEDDIKTIFLTAADEIRKLTALIRKINSEIKRPEEIQSFLQIIPLINESKNQINGSRNESVRKNLIYLYLYQILKKLFSITDESSAFDKYLLWKPLLEIFGYIGYADSTGTRYDVLKISYLSGKFELILADEQKDKSVKKSKSKKKSLSELKVTVEENKSDSLKKLFNDLFSDNAFREFVKLNSYEGNEYFNKERFDEAVTWLPLFQNINWFETEKEKLKPLSLKKALKERLKKLILNHNLLLKASENSGFVKDNFIKSL, from the coding sequence ATGATTACTTATTACTTTCATGTTTCCGCTCATTCCAGAAAAAAATATCAGTTTGAAGATAATCTTTTCTCACTTCAGGGCGACTTAATTGTTGCAGACTTAAAAACTGCAAGAATGCTTGCAGAAAAAATTAATAAAGTAAGAAGAGAAGAAAAAAGATTTTCTGATTTAGTTACGGCAGGACAAATCAATGCTCTTGGTTTGCTGCACGAAATTTTTCACTTGTTGATCAGACGATATGAAGAGAATGAAAATCCTGGTGTGATACAAAGAAGCATTGATTATCTGAAAGAGTCTTTAAGTGAAACTGAGCTTGAAAATACAATGTTAAAATTTGTTGAAGAGTTCCCTCCTCTTCCGGTTTATCTGAATAAAATTTCTGCAAAAGATTATCTGAACGGAAAAACAGACAATAAACTAAATAGAGAAATAATTCTTGAAGAAATCATTCTACTTAATATAGAGAATATCAATCCCGCAACACATCAGCTAAACGAATTATATTCAGACGAAAAACTTGTAAAAGAAACTTCTTATAAAAGTCTTATTGAACACACAGAAAAATTCTTTGAAAAAGAAAAACCTATCGGGGGCGAAGGACTCAATCTGATTTCTTTCCTTAGGAAACCAGTAGTTACAAATCCTTTTGATATTGCACAGCAGCTTGAGTTTATTAAGGAAAATTGGAAAAACTATATTGGTGATTATTTTATTAAAAAAATTCTTACTGGAAAAGATTTAATTTCTGAAGATTATAAACTATTCGTTAAGCATGGTGGTGGAGAAAAAGGAACTCCGCCAGTTCCGAAGTATGATTACGATTCCGATTACATTAAATCACTCAGTGAAAAAGTAAAAGCCGGCAAAAAACTTTCACCTGAAGAGTATGAATACTATCAGCTCGAAATAAAAAAATTCACGCAGGATATTGATTGGATGCCAAAAGTTGTAATGATTGCAAAGAACACATTTGTCTGGCTTGACCAATTATCAAAAAAATATCAGAGAGAAATAAAACACCTTGATCAGATTCCGGATGAAGAACTTGATCAGCTTGCAAAATGGAATTTTAATGCACTCTGGTTAATTGGCATCTGGGAACGAAGCAGTGCATCACAAAAGATAAAACAAATGATGGGAAATCCTGATGCAGCAGCTTCAGCATATTCTCTATTTGATTATGTGATTGCCAAAGAACTTGGTGGTGAACAAGCATTCGAAAATCTGAAACATCGATGCTGGCAAAGAGGAATAAGACTTTCAAGTGATATGGTACCTAATCACACAGGTATCTATTCAAAGTGGGTAATAGAAAAACCTGACTACTTTATTCAATCATCAACTCCACCGTTTCCTGCTTATAAATTCTCAGGACCAAATTTATCCGAAGATGAAAGAGTTGAAATCAGAATTGAAGATCAATATTACATAAAGACTGATGCAGCTGTCGTATTTGAAAGATTAGATCGTTTCACCGGTCAGAAAAGATACATTTATCACGGCAATGATGGAACAAATATGCCGTGGAATGATACTGCGCAATTGAATTTGCTTTTGCCTGAAGTAAGAGAATCATTAATTCAAACAATTATGCATGTTGCCCGCAAAACTCCAATCATTCGTTTTGATGCTGCAATGACTTTAACGAAAAAACATTATCAAAGATTATGGTTTCCGATTCCCGGAACCGGTGGCGCAATTCCTTCTCGCGCAGATTATGCTATGACCAGGTCTGAATTTGATGAAGCAATGCCTAATGAATTCTGGCGTGAAGTTGTTGACAGAATAAATTCGGAAATGCCTGATACTTTACTGCTTGCAGAAGCATTCTGGTTAATGGAAGGATATTTCGTTCGTTCACTTGGTATGCATCGTGTTTATAACTCTGCATTTATGCATATGTTCATGAAAGAAGAGAATAGTAAATACCGTGAGCTAATGAAAAATACTCTTTCATACGATCCTGAAATTTTAAAGCGCTATGTAAATTTTATGAGTAATCCAGATGAGGAAACTGCAATAAATCAATTCGGTAAAGGCGATAAATATTTGGGAGTTGCGACAATGCTTGTTACTTTACCCGGATTACCAATGTTTGCTCACGGACAAGTTGAAGGTTTTTCTGAAAAATATGGAATGGAATACAAGCGAGCTTATTATAATGAATTAGTTGATCAACATCTCGTTTGGCAGCATGAAAAAGAAATTTTTCCGTTAATGAAGAAAAGATACTTATTCAGCCAGGTTGAAAATTTTGAACTCTATGATTTTGTTTCTCCATCAGGAGAAGTGAATGAAAATGTTTTTGCATTTACTAATCAGAGTGGAACTGAAAAAGTACTTGTGCTTTATAACAATTCTTACTTCGAAGCATTCGGATTGGTTGATTACTCCTGCCAGAAATCTAAACACAGTGATGGAATAACTTCAAAAAGAAAAATTGCTGACATACTAGGATTTAATAATTCAAATTCTTTCTTTTACATTTATAAGGATTTCGTTAAGAATGAAGAATTTATAGTTAAAGGAAGTGATGTATGGAACTTTGGATTAAACTTTCACCTTTGGGGATATGAAAGAAAAGTTTTCCTGAACTTCAGAGAAGTATTTGACTCTGATGGAAGATACAATCGCGTTTACAACTATTTGCAAGGAAGAGGTGCTCATTCAATTGAAGATACAATTCAAGAACTGGAACTACTTCCCTTCCACGAATCGTTTGTAAATCTTTTCATTACCGATTTCTTTAATCAGCTAATTGAAGATGAAAAAGAATTCAAACTTCCTGAACCGCAGTTGAATAATTTTATTGAATTGTTCAATGCAAAAATTGAAAACAAAAAATCAGAAGATGATATTAAAACTATTTTTTTGACTGCGGCTGATGAAATAAGAAAATTAACTGCTCTGATAAGAAAAATTAATTCAGAGATAAAGAGACCCGAAGAAATTCAATCTTTCCTTCAGATAATTCCTCTGATAAATGAAAGCAAAAATCAGATTAACGGTTCACGCAATGAATCAGTCAGAAAAAATTTAATTTATCTTTACCTCTATCAAATTCTTAAAAAATTATTTTCAATTACAGATGAAAGTTCCGCTTTCGATAAGTATTTGCTATGGAAACCATTACTTGAAATTTTTGGTTATATCGGATATGCTGATTCAACAGGAACAAGATATGATGTACTTAAAATTTCTTACCTATCAGGAAAGTTCGAATTGATTCTTGCTGATGAACAAAAAGATAAAAGTGTTAAAAAGTCCAAATCAAAAAAGAAAAGTTTAAGTGAGTTAAAAGTTACAGTTGAAGAAAACAAATCAGATTCTCTTAAAAAATTATTTAATGATTTATTCAGTGATAATGCTTTCAGGGAATTTGTAAAATTAAATTCTTATGAAGGGAATGAATATTTTAACAAAGAAAGATTTGATGAAGCAGTTACCTGGCTTCCCTTATTCCAAAACATAAACTGGTTTGAAACGGAAAAGGAGAAGCTTAAACCATTAAGTTTGAAGAAGGCATTAAAAGAAAGGTTGAAAAAGTTAATATTAAATCATAACTTGCTTTTGAAAGCTTCGGAAAATAGCGGATTTGTTAAAGATAATTTTATAAAATCATTATAA
- a CDS encoding type 1 glutamine amidotransferase, protein MKQKIKIATIDLYNNEPNEGMRCIRDIVNETSVANSHLEIQYDVFETRYKGIAPDLNYDIFISSGGPGSPFEGEGTQWEKVYFNLLEKIWNHNQNFDEKKYIFFICHSFQMMARFFKIGEVNKRFLNSFGVKRFSKTDDGDKDLILSGLTNPLYAADIRQWQVVNPDYKHLNELGAKILSWEVPEEENKNNPALGAVRISNEIVGTQFHPEADPASMLYHFRQKERKDYIINRYGERIYNEMIEWLEDEDKIKLTRKTVLPSFLNNAINELITLKV, encoded by the coding sequence ATGAAACAAAAAATTAAAATTGCAACGATTGATTTGTATAATAACGAACCCAATGAAGGTATGCGTTGCATTCGTGATATTGTGAATGAAACTTCAGTTGCAAATTCACATCTCGAAATTCAATATGATGTTTTTGAAACAAGATATAAAGGTATAGCGCCCGATTTGAATTATGATATTTTCATTTCATCAGGCGGACCCGGAAGCCCCTTTGAAGGTGAAGGAACTCAATGGGAAAAAGTTTATTTCAATCTTCTCGAAAAAATCTGGAATCACAATCAAAATTTTGATGAAAAGAAATATATCTTTTTTATCTGTCACTCATTTCAGATGATGGCCAGATTTTTTAAGATTGGTGAAGTGAATAAAAGATTTCTGAACTCATTTGGTGTTAAAAGATTTTCAAAAACTGATGATGGCGATAAAGATTTGATTCTTTCAGGACTTACTAATCCGCTTTATGCTGCTGACATCAGACAATGGCAGGTGGTAAATCCTGATTATAAACATCTGAATGAGCTTGGAGCCAAAATACTTTCGTGGGAAGTGCCTGAAGAAGAAAACAAAAATAATCCGGCGCTTGGTGCTGTAAGAATTTCAAATGAAATAGTCGGAACACAATTTCATCCTGAAGCCGATCCTGCAAGTATGCTTTATCATTTCCGACAAAAAGAAAGAAAGGACTATATTATCAACAGATATGGAGAAAGAATTTACAACGAGATGATTGAATGGCTTGAAGATGAAGATAAAATAAAACTTACAAGAAAAACAGTACTTCCATCATTTCTGAATAATGCAATTAACGAACTAATCACATTAAAAGTTTAA
- a CDS encoding carboxylate-amine ligase produces the protein MFNPEIFTLGVEEEFQIVDPQSRELKSHIQQILDEGKIILAERVKPEMHQSVVELGTDICRNVDDARSQVTKLRTDLAKLAIKTNLRIAAAGTHPFSHWKDQKITSHPRYKNIIDDFQQVARANLIFGLHVHVGVDSRETAIHIMNAARYFLPHIFALSTNSPFWIGRNTGFKSYRSKVFDRFPRTGIPDFFMSLSEYDNYVNLLIKTNCIDDAKKIWWDIRVHPYFHTLEYRVCDIPMRVDETICLAALIQAITAKLYKLIKQNLGFRLYRRALIAENKWRAARYGIHGKLIDFGKQQEVEFKKLADELLDFIDDVVDDLKCREEAHYLKKILEMGTGADRQLDVFNQSSDLKNVVDYIIEETHIGLDLK, from the coding sequence ATGTTTAATCCTGAAATATTCACACTTGGCGTAGAAGAAGAATTTCAGATTGTTGATCCGCAATCACGCGAACTAAAATCCCACATTCAACAAATATTGGATGAAGGGAAAATAATTCTTGCCGAAAGAGTAAAACCTGAAATGCATCAATCAGTTGTTGAACTTGGAACAGATATTTGCAGAAATGTTGATGATGCAAGAAGTCAGGTTACAAAACTTCGTACCGATTTGGCAAAGCTTGCAATCAAAACAAACTTAAGAATTGCAGCAGCAGGAACTCATCCATTTTCACATTGGAAAGATCAGAAAATTACTTCGCATCCAAGGTATAAAAATATAATTGATGATTTTCAGCAAGTAGCAAGAGCTAACCTTATTTTTGGTTTGCATGTTCATGTGGGAGTTGATAGTCGTGAAACAGCAATTCATATTATGAATGCAGCAAGATATTTTCTTCCGCACATTTTTGCTCTTTCAACAAATTCCCCTTTCTGGATTGGAAGAAATACCGGATTCAAGTCATACAGAAGTAAAGTTTTCGACAGATTTCCCAGAACAGGAATTCCAGATTTCTTTATGAGTCTTTCTGAGTATGATAACTATGTTAATCTGCTCATCAAAACCAATTGCATTGACGATGCAAAAAAAATATGGTGGGATATTCGTGTTCATCCATATTTCCACACGCTTGAATATCGTGTTTGTGATATTCCGATGCGAGTTGATGAAACCATTTGTCTTGCCGCTTTAATTCAGGCGATCACTGCGAAACTTTATAAACTCATTAAACAAAATCTTGGATTCAGACTTTATAGAAGAGCTTTAATTGCTGAGAATAAATGGCGCGCAGCACGATATGGTATTCACGGTAAACTAATTGACTTTGGGAAGCAGCAGGAAGTTGAATTCAAAAAACTTGCAGATGAACTTCTTGATTTCATTGATGATGTTGTTGATGATTTGAAATGTAGAGAAGAAGCACATTATCTTAAAAAGATTCTTGAAATGGGAACCGGTGCAGATCGTCAGCTTGATGTGTTTAATCAATCATCAGATTTAAAAAATGTTGTTGATTACATTATTGAAGAAACTCACATAGGTTTAGACCTCAAATAG
- a CDS encoding ATP-grasp domain-containing protein, whose protein sequence is MKKIGILYGQETTFPPAFVERVNSKKESGIVAESLKVNKVIQGEPIGYDVIIDRISQDVPFYRAMLKNEAICGTAVINNPFWWTADDKFFNNALATKIGVAVPKTVILPSNQHPPDTNERSFRNLEYPLDWKGIFDYVGFPAYFKPFAGGGWKNVYKLNNEEEFFKAYNETGQLVMMLQEEIIFTEYFRCYCLDRQDVHIMQYDPKQPHHLRYVRNPKPVEQKLLQKVHDGVIALNKALGYDFNTVEFAVRDGVPYAIDFCNPAPDADVNSVGQENFEWIVEAAANMAIRRAKAHKPGQNNLTWGEFVNAFVNNKPIKI, encoded by the coding sequence ATGAAAAAAATTGGAATCTTATACGGACAGGAAACAACTTTTCCTCCCGCTTTTGTTGAAAGAGTAAACTCAAAAAAGGAATCAGGCATTGTTGCTGAATCTTTAAAAGTAAATAAAGTAATTCAGGGCGAGCCGATTGGTTATGATGTTATCATTGACAGAATTTCGCAGGATGTTCCTTTTTACAGGGCAATGCTCAAAAATGAAGCTATCTGCGGAACTGCTGTAATCAATAATCCTTTCTGGTGGACTGCAGACGACAAATTTTTTAATAATGCACTTGCGACAAAGATAGGTGTTGCTGTTCCTAAAACGGTAATACTTCCATCAAATCAACATCCGCCTGACACAAATGAAAGATCATTTCGCAATCTTGAATATCCTTTAGATTGGAAAGGTATTTTTGATTATGTAGGATTTCCCGCTTACTTCAAACCATTTGCTGGTGGTGGTTGGAAAAATGTTTACAAGCTGAATAACGAAGAAGAATTTTTCAAAGCGTATAATGAAACCGGACAACTTGTTATGATGTTGCAGGAAGAAATAATCTTTACAGAATATTTCCGCTGCTACTGTCTTGATCGTCAGGATGTTCACATAATGCAATATGATCCGAAACAACCACATCATCTCAGATATGTTAGAAATCCGAAACCGGTTGAGCAAAAACTTTTACAAAAAGTTCACGATGGTGTAATTGCTTTGAATAAAGCTTTAGGTTATGATTTCAATACTGTTGAATTTGCAGTTCGTGACGGAGTTCCTTATGCAATTGATTTCTGTAATCCTGCTCCCGATGCAGATGTAAATTCTGTTGGACAAGAAAATTTCGAATGGATAGTTGAAGCTGCAGCAAATATGGCTATCAGAAGAGCTAAAGCACATAAGCCGGGACAGAACAATCTTACCTGGGGTGAATTTGTTAACGCATTTGTAAACAATAAACCAATTAAAATCTGA
- a CDS encoding esterase family protein encodes MEENYHKWFSLPLQREFEMLTFGSSGLPLIVFPTSGGRYYEAKDRGLINSVSDLIRSGSLMIFCPDSVNSESWYNYNVHPSERVKRHIDFEKAILNEVIEYALHKTDKDKVIVCGSSFGGYHAVNIAFRHPDKVSGLFTMGGAYDIKRFILGYYDDNCYFNNPPDYLPNLNDNWYLSRMRSMKIILGTGDADFCLPENLSLSEILKSKNVDHKLDVRAFTGHDWQWWNKMFRDYISLFLD; translated from the coding sequence ATGGAAGAAAATTATCATAAGTGGTTCTCTTTGCCGCTGCAAAGAGAATTTGAAATGCTTACTTTCGGTTCGTCTGGTTTACCTTTAATCGTATTTCCGACTTCTGGTGGAAGATATTATGAAGCTAAAGACAGAGGGTTAATAAATTCAGTCTCGGATTTAATTCGCTCAGGTTCTTTAATGATATTTTGCCCGGACAGTGTTAACAGCGAAAGCTGGTATAATTACAATGTTCATCCGTCCGAAAGAGTTAAAAGACATATTGATTTTGAAAAAGCAATTCTTAACGAAGTTATTGAATATGCTTTACATAAAACTGATAAAGATAAAGTAATTGTTTGCGGAAGTAGTTTTGGTGGCTATCACGCAGTTAATATTGCTTTCAGACATCCTGATAAAGTTTCGGGTTTGTTTACTATGGGCGGAGCTTATGATATTAAAAGATTCATCTTGGGTTATTATGATGATAACTGTTACTTTAATAATCCGCCTGACTATTTACCAAATCTTAATGACAATTGGTATTTAAGTCGGATGAGAAGTATGAAAATAATATTAGGCACTGGTGATGCAGATTTTTGTTTGCCGGAAAATTTAAGCTTATCAGAAATTCTTAAGTCCAAAAATGTTGATCACAAACTTGATGTAAGAGCTTTCACCGGACACGATTGGCAATGGTGGAATAAAATGTTCAGAGATTACATAAGCTTATTTCTGGACTAA